One window of the Thermodesulfomicrobium sp. WS genome contains the following:
- a CDS encoding TetR/AcrR family transcriptional regulator, producing MRQPTVIRRDQIAEAALTLVAEQGITGFTTRNVAQAIGITAPALYRHFPGGMTDILDSILDLLDAIKTEGIRQAQEASGTTLHRLRRCFNVHLAAIQRYRALPILILSDSMWRNDSHFRHRLMASHARQEAALCAIIQRGQELDEIRNDIPAQHIFIQFLGQILSIAVLSSRMPAPDFDPVAQAESSWRLFVRSVCP from the coding sequence ATGCGACAGCCCACAGTCATCCGGCGAGACCAGATTGCGGAAGCCGCCCTCACCCTAGTGGCGGAACAGGGCATCACGGGATTCACCACCCGTAACGTGGCGCAGGCCATCGGGATTACCGCTCCGGCCCTGTACCGGCACTTTCCCGGCGGCATGACGGACATCCTGGACAGCATCCTTGATCTTTTGGACGCCATCAAGACCGAGGGCATCCGGCAGGCCCAGGAGGCCAGCGGCACGACCCTCCATCGACTGCGCCGATGCTTTAACGTCCACCTGGCAGCGATCCAGCGCTACCGAGCCCTCCCTATCCTCATTCTTTCCGATTCCATGTGGAGGAACGATTCCCATTTCCGCCACCGTCTCATGGCCAGTCATGCCCGACAGGAAGCCGCCCTCTGCGCCATCATCCAACGCGGCCAGGAGCTTGACGAAATCCGGAACGACATCCCTGCCCAGCACATCTTCATCCAGTTTTTGGGGCAAATCCTTTCCATTGCCGTGCTCTCCAGCCGCATGCCCGCCCCGGACTTCGATCCCGTCGCCCAGGCCGAATCCAGCTGGCGCCTTTTCGTCCGTTCTGTCTGCCCATAA
- a CDS encoding efflux RND transporter periplasmic adaptor subunit: MNARRSLAVVLVISAVIGFVIFWKSGNQAPSASAASSPPPEVAVVVLREQEVRLTAELPGRATAYAVAEIRPQVTGIIQKRLFAEGTEVRAGQPLYQIDPASYRVAVASAAAALAKAKAELEPIRLKATRYAAMVRSKAVSQQDNDDAQAALALARAEVKAAEANLEAARIDLARTTVTAPISGRISRALATPGALVTANQAQSMAIIHSMDPIYVDLTQSHVELLRLRQAIASGAIQAADTASVHLILEDGYAYPLPGTLELTETMVDTSTGTVTLRAVFPNPHRMVLPGMYVRAIVEYGTIPHALCIPEEAVLRDARGAATVLIVDADDRVEMRPVELDRSIGNQWVVRSGLTSGDRVIVQGVQKIRPGMEVRIANSEYNATNTVQAPISSSK; encoded by the coding sequence ATGAACGCTCGCCGCAGCCTTGCCGTTGTGCTTGTGATCAGCGCCGTCATCGGATTCGTTATTTTCTGGAAGTCTGGGAACCAAGCGCCCAGTGCCAGCGCAGCCTCCAGCCCGCCGCCTGAAGTGGCCGTCGTTGTGCTCCGCGAGCAGGAAGTCCGTCTCACCGCAGAACTTCCCGGCCGCGCCACGGCCTATGCAGTGGCGGAAATCCGACCCCAAGTCACTGGAATCATTCAGAAACGACTATTCGCCGAAGGCACTGAGGTGCGCGCGGGCCAGCCCCTCTACCAGATCGATCCAGCCAGCTACCGTGTGGCCGTTGCAAGCGCCGCAGCAGCCCTAGCCAAAGCCAAAGCGGAATTGGAACCCATACGCCTCAAGGCCACACGGTATGCGGCCATGGTCCGCAGCAAGGCGGTAAGTCAGCAAGACAACGACGATGCCCAGGCCGCCCTCGCTCTCGCCAGGGCCGAGGTGAAAGCAGCCGAGGCCAATCTCGAAGCCGCACGTATCGACCTGGCGCGAACCACCGTAACCGCACCTATCTCCGGGCGCATCAGCCGCGCCCTGGCCACTCCGGGGGCCCTCGTCACCGCCAACCAAGCGCAATCCATGGCCATCATCCACAGCATGGACCCCATCTATGTGGACCTCACCCAATCCCATGTGGAACTGTTGCGCCTCCGGCAAGCCATAGCATCCGGTGCGATTCAGGCTGCGGACACTGCTTCCGTCCATCTGATCTTGGAGGACGGATACGCCTACCCCCTGCCAGGCACTCTGGAACTCACGGAGACTATGGTCGATACCTCCACCGGCACCGTGACGCTTCGGGCGGTTTTTCCCAATCCCCACCGGATGGTTTTGCCCGGCATGTACGTGCGGGCCATCGTGGAGTACGGGACCATCCCCCATGCCCTGTGCATCCCTGAGGAAGCAGTGCTGCGTGACGCCCGTGGTGCGGCAACAGTCCTGATCGTGGACGCCGACGATCGGGTGGAAATGCGTCCTGTAGAACTTGATAGGAGCATCGGGAACCAATGGGTCGTACGCAGCGGACTCACATCTGGAGACAGGGTCATCGTGCAAGGAGTCCAAAAAATCCGTCCAGGAATGGAAGTCCGCATCGCAAATTCCGAATATAACGCAACAAACACTGTACAGGCACCAATTTCTTCATCGAAATAG
- a CDS encoding ATP-dependent 6-phosphofructokinase — MPIDTTIPSLGPCKVDSPLPYCHFVDDSDRVRIYLSREIIDDATEEVLCEFEAAGPRQKIYFDPPKTKCAIVTCGGLCPGINDVIRAIVMSAHHNYKVSSVLGIRYGLQGFIPKYHHDLMELTPDSVSEIHEFGGTILASSRGHQPPEEIVDALERMNVSVLFMIGGDGTMKAARGVTEEVAKRNLKIAVVGIPKTIDNDINFVTKSFGFDTAVDKATEAIRCAHVEAIGAPNGIGMVKLMGRESGFIAAQASLALKEVNFVLVPEAPFALHGPNGLLTLLHERLKRRGHAVIVVAEGAGQDLCQTDGRKDASGNPILGDICALLRQEIKTYFDSLGFPYTLKYIDPSYIIRSVPANSNDRIYCGFLGQHAVHAAMAGKTGMVVSKLQERYLYLPLHLVTAKRRKLDITSNYWRSVLETTGQPLDMFTCNP; from the coding sequence ATGCCCATCGACACCACCATCCCTTCCCTTGGCCCGTGCAAAGTGGACAGTCCGCTGCCCTATTGCCATTTTGTGGACGACAGCGACCGGGTTCGCATCTACCTGTCTAGGGAGATCATCGACGATGCCACGGAAGAAGTGCTCTGCGAGTTTGAGGCCGCCGGGCCGCGGCAGAAGATCTATTTCGACCCGCCCAAGACCAAGTGCGCCATCGTTACCTGCGGCGGGCTGTGTCCGGGCATCAACGACGTCATCCGCGCCATCGTCATGAGCGCCCACCACAACTACAAGGTCTCCAGCGTACTGGGCATCCGCTACGGGCTGCAGGGTTTCATCCCCAAGTACCACCACGACCTCATGGAACTCACCCCGGACAGTGTCAGTGAAATCCACGAATTCGGCGGTACCATCCTGGCTTCGTCCCGGGGACACCAACCGCCCGAGGAGATCGTGGACGCCCTGGAGCGTATGAACGTCTCGGTGCTCTTCATGATCGGTGGCGACGGCACCATGAAGGCCGCCCGAGGAGTCACCGAGGAGGTAGCCAAGCGGAACCTCAAGATCGCGGTGGTGGGCATTCCCAAGACCATCGACAACGACATCAACTTCGTCACCAAGTCCTTCGGCTTCGACACCGCCGTGGACAAGGCCACCGAGGCCATCCGCTGCGCCCATGTGGAGGCCATAGGCGCGCCCAACGGCATCGGCATGGTCAAGCTCATGGGCCGCGAATCCGGGTTCATCGCCGCGCAGGCCAGCCTGGCCCTCAAGGAGGTCAACTTCGTGCTCGTGCCCGAGGCCCCCTTTGCCCTGCACGGCCCCAACGGCCTGCTCACCCTGCTCCACGAGCGCTTGAAGCGCCGGGGGCACGCGGTCATCGTGGTGGCCGAAGGCGCCGGCCAGGACCTCTGCCAGACCGACGGCCGCAAGGATGCCTCCGGCAACCCCATCCTCGGCGACATCTGCGCCCTGCTGCGCCAGGAGATCAAAACCTACTTCGACTCCTTGGGGTTCCCGTATACCCTCAAGTACATCGACCCCAGCTACATCATCCGCTCGGTGCCGGCCAACTCCAACGATCGCATCTACTGCGGGTTCCTCGGCCAGCACGCCGTGCATGCGGCCATGGCGGGAAAGACCGGCATGGTGGTCTCCAAACTCCAGGAGCGCTACCTCTACCTGCCGCTGCATCTGGTGACCGCCAAGCGCCGGAAACTGGACATCACCTCCAACTACTGGCGCTCGGTGCTGGAAACCACCGGACAACCCCTCGACATGTTTACCTGCAATCCCTAA
- a CDS encoding N-acyl homoserine lactonase family protein: protein MTYRIHPIVMGTKVFDKGMMTYQHDYGTPYTIPIYCWYLEGGDRTTLVDTGEMHPIISDDRMQAIGGPIHTFESGLALYGLKPEDIDIVLHTHLHNDHCENDSKCINATFYVHAHELERIHNPHPLDFRYLEDYIEEVEANGQIVALTEDTEIVPGITMIHTPAHTQGGMSIRVETPHGSALICGFCTILENLYPPAPVRAMEMEVIPPGTHVHVEEAYATLVRAKTLADHILPLHEPRFAALAEVPA, encoded by the coding sequence ATGACCTACCGAATCCACCCCATTGTCATGGGCACCAAAGTCTTCGACAAAGGCATGATGACCTACCAGCACGACTATGGGACGCCCTACACCATCCCCATCTACTGCTGGTATCTCGAAGGAGGTGACCGCACCACCCTCGTGGATACCGGGGAGATGCATCCCATCATTTCCGATGATCGCATGCAGGCCATCGGAGGTCCAATTCATACCTTCGAGTCTGGACTCGCGCTCTATGGTCTCAAACCGGAAGACATCGATATTGTCTTGCACACGCATCTGCACAACGATCATTGTGAAAATGATAGTAAATGCATCAATGCGACATTTTACGTGCATGCTCATGAGTTGGAACGCATCCACAATCCACATCCACTGGATTTCCGCTACCTGGAAGACTACATCGAAGAGGTGGAAGCCAACGGCCAAATCGTTGCGTTGACCGAAGATACGGAAATTGTGCCGGGCATCACCATGATCCATACTCCGGCCCACACTCAAGGGGGGATGTCCATTCGGGTGGAGACCCCGCACGGCAGCGCCTTGATCTGCGGCTTCTGCACCATCCTCGAAAATCTCTACCCACCGGCGCCCGTCCGCGCCATGGAGATGGAAGTCATCCCCCCAGGCACCCACGTCCACGTGGAAGAGGCCTATGCCACCTTGGTGCGGGCCAAGACCTTGGCCGATCACATCCTGCCGCTGCACGAGCCCCGTTTCGCCGCGCTGGCCGAAGTGCCGGCGTAG
- the cobT gene encoding nicotinate-nucleotide--dimethylbenzimidazole phosphoribosyltransferase, which yields MSWTIPSVDPIDPHQITLAQQHLDNLTKPQGSLGRLETLAARLAAIHGGTPKVDPARIYTCAGDHGVAAHGVSLFPQAVTRQMVHNFLAGGAAINVLTREANVDLRVVDAGCAGGPFPEHPHLIQCKVASGTADFTQGPAMTRAQCEKALENGLELAKIAHAEGFVTVGTGEMGIGNTTPATALYCAYLGLAPEAITGPGTGLSPQRVQHKMAVIAAGLARHREVVAGGDPVAILAALGGLEIATLTGLILGAASRRMNVVVDGFIATAAFVAARAMAPTVQDYAFFAHASAEPGHRAVLAAVGDQGLIQLGLRLGEGTGAAMAVFILRCAAAIFTDMATFASAGVARATDEHQDGRG from the coding sequence ATGTCCTGGACCATTCCCAGTGTCGATCCCATCGACCCGCACCAGATCACCCTCGCCCAGCAGCACCTCGATAACCTCACCAAACCCCAAGGCAGCCTCGGCCGCCTGGAGACCCTGGCCGCCCGGCTGGCGGCCATCCACGGTGGTACGCCCAAGGTGGACCCGGCGCGCATCTATACCTGCGCCGGTGACCACGGCGTCGCCGCCCACGGCGTAAGCCTCTTTCCCCAGGCCGTGACCCGGCAGATGGTACACAATTTCCTTGCTGGCGGGGCGGCCATCAACGTGCTCACCCGTGAAGCGAACGTGGATTTGCGGGTGGTGGACGCAGGCTGCGCCGGAGGTCCCTTTCCCGAACATCCGCACCTCATCCAGTGCAAGGTGGCGTCGGGGACTGCAGACTTCACCCAAGGCCCGGCCATGACCCGCGCCCAATGCGAAAAGGCCCTGGAAAACGGCCTGGAACTGGCCAAGATCGCGCATGCCGAGGGTTTTGTCACCGTGGGCACGGGCGAGATGGGCATCGGCAACACCACCCCGGCCACGGCCCTGTACTGCGCCTATCTCGGTCTTGCCCCCGAAGCCATCACCGGACCGGGGACCGGGCTTTCCCCCCAGCGCGTGCAGCACAAAATGGCGGTGATCGCCGCAGGCCTTGCCCGCCACCGGGAAGTCGTCGCCGGCGGAGACCCTGTGGCCATTCTCGCCGCCTTGGGCGGTCTGGAGATCGCCACCCTCACCGGACTCATCCTCGGCGCCGCCAGCCGGCGGATGAACGTGGTCGTGGACGGATTCATCGCCACCGCGGCCTTTGTGGCGGCCCGGGCCATGGCCCCGACGGTACAAGACTACGCCTTCTTCGCCCATGCCTCGGCAGAGCCGGGACACCGCGCCGTGCTCGCAGCCGTGGGGGACCAGGGGCTCATCCAGCTCGGTCTGCGCCTCGGCGAAGGTACGGGCGCGGCCATGGCCGTCTTTATCCTGCGCTGCGCCGCAGCCATCTTCACGGACATGGCGACCTTTGCGAGCGCTGGCGTTGCCCGCGCCACGGATGAGCACCAGGACGGCCGAGGCTGA